One Verrucomicrobiia bacterium DNA window includes the following coding sequences:
- the pncA gene encoding bifunctional nicotinamidase/pyrazinamidase: MPEQALIIVDVQHDFLPGGALPVPEGDQVIPVINQLQPRFELVVATQDWHPPGHGSFASSHPGRRPGEVITLHGLPQVLWPDHCVQGSYGAELARGLETTRIARIFQKGTDPAVDSYSGFFDNGHRHDTGMADYLRQQGVRVVHVAGLATDYCVKYTALDAVRLGFETHLLLPACRGVNLQPGDVERAVEEMRAAGVRILHT; this comes from the coding sequence ATGCCCGAGCAAGCCTTGATTATTGTGGATGTGCAGCACGATTTTCTGCCCGGTGGCGCGCTGCCGGTGCCGGAGGGGGATCAGGTGATTCCGGTAATCAACCAATTGCAGCCCAGGTTTGAACTGGTGGTGGCTACGCAAGACTGGCATCCGCCCGGTCACGGAAGTTTTGCCTCCTCCCACCCCGGGCGGCGGCCGGGTGAAGTGATCACCTTGCATGGCCTGCCGCAGGTGTTATGGCCGGATCATTGTGTGCAGGGAAGCTATGGGGCGGAGCTGGCGCGCGGGCTGGAAACCACCCGGATTGCGCGCATATTTCAGAAGGGCACGGATCCGGCGGTGGACAGCTACAGCGGTTTTTTTGACAATGGCCACCGGCACGACACGGGGATGGCGGATTACTTGCGGCAGCAGGGGGTGCGGGTGGTGCATGTGGCGGGGCTGGCCACCGATTACTGCGTGAAATACACGGCTTTGGACGCCGTCCGGCTGGGTTTTGAGACTCACCTGCTCCTGCCGGCCTGCCGTGGGGTGAATTTGCAGCCGGGCGATGTGGAGCGGGCGGTGGAGGAAATGCGCGCCGCGGGCGTGCGAATCCTCCACACCTGA
- a CDS encoding rhodanese-like domain-containing protein — MDHSPGFLRLVNEAKKHIQEITVAEARALMQKDPRVVLLDVREESEWAAGHAEGAQYLGKGVLERDLEKRFPDPNTEIIMYCGGGYRSALTCEAAQKMGYRRVYSLIGGYRALVAAGWPMVKG; from the coding sequence ATGGATCATTCACCCGGATTTTTGCGGCTGGTCAACGAAGCCAAAAAACACATCCAGGAAATCACCGTCGCCGAGGCCCGCGCCCTCATGCAGAAAGACCCGCGCGTGGTGCTGCTGGATGTCCGCGAGGAAAGCGAGTGGGCCGCCGGCCATGCCGAAGGTGCCCAATATCTGGGCAAAGGCGTGCTCGAGCGGGACCTTGAAAAACGGTTTCCCGACCCCAATACGGAAATCATCATGTACTGCGGCGGTGGTTACCGTTCGGCCCTGACCTGTGAAGCCGCCCAAAAAATGGGCTACCGGCGGGTCTATTCCCTGATTGGCGGTTACCGCGCCCTCGTGGCCGCCGGCTGGCCCATGGTCAAAGGCTGA
- a CDS encoding S41 family peptidase, with protein MKFQSACGWMLAGVVWLCGIPAALAQPAPAKDEPIRGARLPAISPDGKRVVFVYQGDLWQVGASGGRATLMTTHVDYDGYPRFSPDGRWVVFASKRNGNLDLYLMPADGGPARQLTWHSGNEIPGGWSRDGKRLLFAGKRDSANNQLFAVDVQTLRTECLLEDFAPLNSPDFSPDGRYVVYGRYGFPNWRPRYTGSAAAQIWMLDTKTGERRALTQDQRQHLWTQFLPDGKHVLTVTVGEDTPNAGRLNEPLPPLQDNARRTPNLWVFDLEGKGRQLTEFVGGSVRAPSVALKSGDIVFEYEHELYLLKGGRGKPVRLVVYAGVDDKETLTRQEKMTNGVTEAEPSPDGKYIAFGLRGDLWVVPVEKPKGIAGREAEYAQRLTDWAGDDSDFMWSTNSKTLFFTSDREGNTRLYALEVESRKVESLWARQEDVSNPIPSPDGQHLAFWVAGPEGGLHVLRLADRQIRRVVPLPGPHLHGYGGSQVAWSPDSQWLAYVARSASRFHNIFLVKLEGGEPVNLTQRATGHGQPAWSPDGKYLFFQSSRDGGGVYVFPLQPEDVLASETDLKFEKPKEPVKVAIDFENVPRRIRRFITQNPAADLQVTSEGQIAFLAEGDVWTASYDGKETKRVTNGGGKSQLRILADGKRAFFIQGGELYQLRLPEGRVEKVAFTAEGERDVRAERQAAFAQFWRTYHRAFYDGHFHGRDWRAIRGRYEPLLAAVGTPEEFAGLLQMMVGELEASHSEVNPPETPARVTTPHPGFTLDYRHAGPGLKVLKVPEGAPGWFKKTEIKPGEYILEINGEPVATDETLYRLLNRRQGRELQFLVNDKPEKQGARTVKYKALTADEWNQLHYNNRIERLRKAVESRSQGRIGYVHISAMGGDNQNRFEQEVYEYMAGKEAMIIDVRFNRGGNISDTLIDWLERRQHGWSKPRDCPPEPAPGRAWDKRVVVLMNEHSYSNGEMFPCAMRQRGLARLVGTPTPGYVIWTWSFNLVDGTRARLPMGGVYRLDGSNMENQGEQPDVLVPLSAEDWLAERDPQLDKAIELLSQPANP; from the coding sequence ATGAAATTCCAAAGTGCCTGTGGTTGGATGCTGGCCGGCGTGGTCTGGCTGTGCGGTATTCCTGCGGCCCTGGCGCAGCCTGCGCCGGCGAAGGATGAGCCGATCCGGGGGGCGCGCCTGCCCGCCATCAGTCCGGATGGCAAGCGGGTGGTGTTTGTGTATCAGGGAGATTTATGGCAGGTGGGGGCCTCGGGCGGTCGGGCCACGCTCATGACCACGCATGTGGATTACGATGGTTATCCGCGGTTTTCGCCGGATGGCCGGTGGGTGGTGTTTGCCAGCAAGCGCAACGGCAACCTGGATTTGTATCTCATGCCCGCCGACGGCGGCCCGGCGCGACAGTTGACCTGGCATTCCGGCAATGAAATCCCGGGCGGGTGGAGCCGCGATGGCAAACGGCTGTTGTTTGCGGGCAAGCGGGATTCGGCCAACAACCAGCTTTTTGCGGTGGACGTGCAAACCTTGCGCACGGAATGTTTGCTGGAGGACTTTGCCCCCCTCAATTCGCCGGATTTCAGTCCTGATGGCCGTTATGTGGTTTATGGGCGGTATGGTTTCCCCAACTGGCGGCCGCGTTACACCGGCTCGGCGGCGGCGCAAATCTGGATGCTGGACACGAAAACGGGGGAGCGGCGGGCGCTGACGCAGGATCAGCGGCAACATTTGTGGACTCAGTTTTTGCCGGATGGCAAACATGTGCTGACGGTGACGGTGGGCGAAGATACGCCCAACGCCGGGCGGTTGAACGAGCCGTTGCCGCCCTTGCAGGACAACGCCCGGCGCACGCCCAACCTGTGGGTTTTTGATTTGGAAGGCAAGGGGCGGCAGCTCACGGAGTTTGTGGGAGGCAGCGTGCGCGCCCCGAGCGTGGCCCTCAAGAGCGGGGACATCGTTTTTGAGTATGAGCATGAGCTGTATCTGCTCAAGGGCGGGCGGGGCAAACCGGTGCGGCTGGTGGTTTATGCGGGGGTGGATGACAAGGAGACCTTGACGCGCCAGGAGAAAATGACCAATGGCGTGACGGAGGCCGAGCCTTCGCCGGATGGCAAATACATTGCCTTTGGTCTGCGCGGCGACTTGTGGGTGGTGCCGGTGGAAAAGCCCAAGGGGATTGCGGGCCGCGAAGCCGAGTATGCGCAGCGGCTGACGGATTGGGCGGGGGATGACTCGGACTTCATGTGGAGCACCAACAGCAAGACGTTGTTTTTCACCTCGGATCGCGAGGGTAACACGCGCCTGTATGCATTGGAGGTGGAATCGCGGAAAGTGGAGAGCTTGTGGGCGCGGCAGGAGGATGTTTCCAATCCCATTCCTTCCCCGGATGGCCAGCATCTGGCCTTTTGGGTGGCGGGGCCGGAGGGGGGGCTGCATGTGCTTCGCCTGGCCGATCGCCAGATTCGCCGGGTGGTGCCGCTGCCAGGGCCGCACCTGCATGGGTATGGGGGCAGTCAGGTGGCCTGGTCGCCGGACAGTCAATGGCTGGCCTACGTGGCCCGCAGTGCCAGCCGTTTCCACAATATCTTTTTAGTGAAACTGGAGGGTGGCGAACCGGTAAATCTGACTCAACGCGCCACGGGGCACGGACAGCCGGCATGGTCGCCGGATGGCAAGTACCTTTTCTTCCAGAGCAGCCGGGACGGGGGCGGGGTGTATGTATTTCCGCTGCAGCCGGAAGACGTGCTGGCGAGCGAGACAGATTTGAAATTTGAAAAGCCCAAGGAGCCGGTCAAGGTGGCCATTGATTTTGAAAATGTGCCGCGGCGCATCCGCCGTTTCATCACCCAGAATCCGGCCGCCGATCTGCAGGTCACCAGCGAAGGCCAGATTGCTTTTCTGGCGGAGGGCGATGTGTGGACCGCCAGCTATGATGGCAAGGAAACCAAGCGGGTCACCAACGGGGGCGGCAAATCCCAGTTGCGGATCCTGGCGGATGGCAAGCGGGCGTTTTTCATCCAGGGGGGTGAGCTGTATCAACTGCGCCTGCCGGAGGGGCGGGTGGAGAAGGTGGCGTTCACCGCGGAAGGGGAGCGCGATGTGCGGGCCGAGCGGCAAGCGGCCTTTGCGCAGTTCTGGCGCACCTACCATCGGGCCTTTTATGACGGCCATTTTCACGGGCGGGACTGGCGGGCCATTCGCGGGCGGTACGAGCCCTTGCTGGCGGCGGTGGGCACGCCGGAGGAGTTTGCGGGCTTGTTGCAGATGATGGTGGGGGAATTGGAGGCTTCCCACAGTGAGGTGAATCCCCCGGAGACGCCCGCGCGGGTGACAACACCGCATCCGGGTTTTACGCTGGATTACCGTCATGCCGGGCCCGGCCTGAAAGTGTTGAAAGTGCCCGAGGGAGCGCCGGGATGGTTTAAGAAGACCGAAATCAAGCCGGGCGAGTATATATTGGAGATTAACGGGGAGCCGGTGGCCACGGATGAAACGTTATACCGCCTGCTCAATCGCCGGCAGGGGCGCGAATTGCAATTCCTGGTGAATGACAAGCCCGAGAAGCAAGGGGCGCGCACGGTCAAATACAAGGCGCTGACGGCCGATGAATGGAATCAGTTGCACTACAACAACCGTATTGAGCGGCTGCGCAAGGCGGTGGAGTCGCGCAGCCAGGGCCGCATAGGGTACGTGCATATTTCGGCGATGGGAGGGGATAATCAAAACCGCTTCGAGCAGGAGGTGTACGAATACATGGCCGGCAAGGAGGCGATGATCATTGATGTGCGGTTCAACCGGGGCGGCAACATATCGGACACCTTGATTGACTGGCTGGAGCGCCGCCAGCATGGATGGAGCAAACCGCGGGATTGCCCGCCGGAGCCGGCCCCGGGGCGCGCGTGGGATAAACGGGTGGTGGTGCTGATGAACGAGCATAGTTACTCCAACGGCGAAATGTTTCCCTGCGCCATGCGGCA
- a CDS encoding sigma-70 family RNA polymerase sigma factor, translating into MPPRATLEKLYDEHAQAVFAYALNLTRNEADAHDILQEVFLKLARQPETLAALREPRGYLLRLAHNQTMDLFRRQAVRQNRAEALSSEPETVFAPTADPDEATFRHSLAQALAELPPEQRAVVHLKLWEDMTFETIGAVLGISPNTAASRYRYGLDKLQARLRPLYEELRA; encoded by the coding sequence ATGCCGCCCCGGGCGACACTGGAAAAGTTGTACGATGAACACGCGCAAGCGGTGTTCGCCTACGCGCTGAACCTGACCCGCAACGAGGCCGACGCGCACGACATCCTGCAGGAAGTCTTTCTCAAGCTGGCACGCCAGCCCGAAACATTGGCCGCCTTGCGGGAGCCTCGCGGGTACCTTTTGCGCTTGGCCCACAATCAAACGATGGACCTCTTTCGCCGACAGGCCGTCCGGCAAAACCGGGCAGAAGCCCTCTCTTCCGAGCCGGAAACAGTTTTCGCCCCCACCGCCGACCCCGACGAGGCCACCTTTCGTCACTCCCTGGCCCAAGCTCTGGCCGAATTGCCGCCGGAGCAGCGGGCCGTGGTTCACCTCAAACTCTGGGAGGATATGACCTTTGAAACCATCGGCGCCGTCCTGGGTATCTCCCCCAACACCGCCGCCAGCCGCTACCGCTATGGGTTAGACAAATTACAGGCCCGCTTGCGTCCTCTGTATGAGGAACTGCGCGCCTGA